CTCGCTGTTGAGAATAATGACTTCATTCAAAATCCAGGTTATTGGAGGGAGGACGATTTAGGACAGGGGGGGTTGGAGGAGGTGGTTAGCCTCCTTTCACCTCTGTACCACTCTcctggccagctctctctctctctctctctctacccatcctTCCTCGATCCTCTCTGTccatctagtctctctctcctccgtctctctcctccctggctctctctccattccagcTCTATATACATTGTCCTTCTACACTGTGTTTCTCCTGATGAGATGCCCAGACCCTGGGCCCAGAGGAGGTTCATCTGTCATACCTGTACAGTCCTGGGAGACATAAGCAGTTATGCCCGACAGCCCAGGGTCTGTTGCCTCCTCTACAGCTTTTctaagagcgaaagagagggaaagatagtTATTTGGTGGCCACCAAGAATGTGTGAAACAGCATTAATATAACCCTAGAACCAGACCCACCTCAGGATGTGTGAAACAGCATTAATATAACCCTAGAACCAGACCCACCTCAGGGATGTGTGAAACAGCATTAATATAACCCTAGAACCAGACCCACCTCAGGATGTGTGAAACAGCATTAATATAACCCTAGAACCAGACCCACCTCAGGATGTGTGCCACCACGGCAGGGCCATACCAGTCCCCTGCCCGTTTCCCAGACACCAGGCCTAACTCCACCAGTCTGTGGACACCCAGCTGTGCCTGAGGACTGTCCCcaagccaggacaccagggtgcGGTGGTAGACCTCCCTCTGGTGGATGTCAGCCTCCTCCGCTCTTCCAGGGGCCCCTGGAGCATGAAGCATTGGTCCTGGGTCCGAGGGCCTCTCTCCCTGCAGTGAGGCCTCCAGGCTGGCCACCAGACGCTTGGCTGCACTGGTGGTCCAGGTCTCTGTGTCCAGAGGCTGGAGGGCCAACGCCTCCGACCACGTCCATTCTgaggcacacagacagaggagGGTCAAAGGGATTTTTTTAACATCTGGTATATCTTTTCCATTTTGTTAGTTGAACACTCTGCTATCGAAGGAAATCAtttaaatattaaaacatttgtaTGAGGCACTTATGTTCAGCAAATATGCCAATATCTTGAGAAAACTAAATGTAAGCCACATTCAGCacaagaaagctacagcaaatgGTACTGGGGTTCTGGCTCTCAACTCGACCGCAGAAATGATCAAACTGAAAATATATACACAAGTATTTGGCCTGTTGTCAATGACAACACCTCAGACATTGAACCACATTCTCCAGACCAAAGACTCTTAGAATATAGAGTTTCAGAACTCAGGGAAATAAAGTTCTGGCTTAAATCTTCTGCTAAAACAGATAGTCGAGTTTGACTTTAAATAAGAGAATGAGAAAACCCTATTGTATAATAGTCCAATTATAGGCCTCTCAGTATGTCCAGTATTTCACTTTTACAGCGTTTTAGCCCTACAAACAGGGTGGGCACCCGGGGTGGCGAGGGTGTGAGTGGCCAATGCCATAAAGGAGACGGACTTGGGCACGAGGCAGTAACATAATGACCTTGCAGAGTGAATGAAAGATATTTATTGATCAATTTCAGTTCTTTAAGTGGCCATTAGTCATTTTATAGCTTAAAAGATTTATttaatgacatactgtatttcacattcagtggAAGAACAAGTTAAATATTGTTTTCTAAATGGTTGCATTAAAATGGTAGTAAATTAGTTTCCTATTCACTAGTGTGAATCTCAAGAGATCCTACTCTGAAGAACAGAGAATGCACTTCAATGACAAAACTCATTAAATTATGAAATTCTCAGATATTGTTTGACAAAGGAATGAGGAACCAAGGACTTTCCCATTTTTAGTAATAGTTATAAGGGTCATACTATAAACTTGGATTGcattcattagggcacgcaacagaaaatgtattttatttttttgcaatggaaaactaaAATAAGTATTTCTTACTGGACCAGGGGTGTACTCATCAGTGCACAACATAGCAAACCATTGCAAGAAAGCAACTATAGAAACTGTAGCAATATAAATTCTTATTGGACAATTTCAGGTTAGTCCCTcaccgtttgcttccgtttgaaTACACCTCTGGTAGTCCCCATTTCAAAAGGGTTTCTTCcatttagtgcctaatgaacacaaccctggcccACTGCCATCCCACTGACCTCTGCCCAGGAAGTGTAGTATGAGGGCCTGAGCCAGCATCATTTGTCCCGCCCTCAGCATACAGCCCCAGCCACAGTCAGAGGTTAGGGAGGAGCCTGGCAGGGCAGGGAACTCCTCTCTGTAGGTCAACCACACACGGGAAGCAAAGTCCCTCCGGAAGGCCTCCACGTCGTCACCCCCTGTGGCGAGGGGTGCATCACAGACCTCAGTGCTGCAGCTCTCTGTTGGGCTATCCTCATCTGATCAATGAAATCACATTCAATCAGATCAATCACATATTGAAAAGGAGCCAGTGAGTAAGAGTCTATTCGGAAAGGGAACACAGCAATGCAGACCGAaattcagtatgtgtgtgtgttaccttacCGTCAGCCTTAAAATGGTAGCATTTCCCCAGGAGGAACACTGGGGAATTTCTGCTAAAGTAGGTTTTTGACTTCAAAGCCCAACCTAAAGATCAGAATGAAATATTTAATTAGCCATAGGGTGGGTAGTTGTAAATGAACTCAGTAGCTTAGTTGGTAGATCATGGATAAAAGCATATgccaaatggcatatattattatactgaacaaaaatataaaacgcaacatgcaacaatttcaaaagattttactgagttacagttcatatacagaaatcagtcaattgaaataaactcattaggctccaatctatagatttcacatgactgggaatacagatacacaTCGGTTGGTCAAAGAccccttaaaaaaaggtaggggcgtggatcagaaaacccgtCAGTACAacacatttccttcgcatagagttgatcaggctgttgattgtgggcctcaggatctcgtcaaggtatctctgtgcattcaaattgccaccgataaaatgcaattgtgtttgttgtccgtagcatatgcctgcccataccataaccccacctccaccatggggcaccctgttcacaacgttgacatcagctcgcccacatgatgccatacacgtggtctgcggttgtgaggccggtaggacgtactgacaaattctctaaaacgacgttggaggcagtttatgctctggcaacagctatggtggacatcCCTggggtcagcatgccaattgcacactccttcaaaacttgagacatatgtggtattgtgttttgtgacaaaactgcacattttagagtgaccttttattttcCACAgtacaaggtgtacctgtgttatGATCATCTATCTGAAACACAGATAGTATTGCTAGGGTCAGACAGAGGATCCATATAGAAATGATATGGAGTATAAACACATGCTTGAGAAGCTGCAGTCAGCCACAATTGATTATGATCTTATCAGAATAATCACACATGCTCTGATAATTATCACATCTATCATGTGCTGAAGCGAATGACAACTCAGCTGACAGCTGTTAAATCTTACAAAGACTGTTTTAAATTTCCGTGGTCAATTAACTTAAATCAGAAGGATTGAGACAGCAACCTGTAGAGGATAACAGGAGCCTAAAGGGGAGTCTCGAATAACCATTACGATGCACTTACTGTACTTCACATTGTGCCATGCTGACAAGAACTTTGTCTTCAATTTCTCCACCTCATCAGTCCCTTTATTCTCCATTTTGACCACCGGGAAATTGAACTCATCCCAGCGTAGTTAACAATCTCACTGTCTTCCTGAAATGCTTCATTTGAAAGGACAAgacattcatttattttgtcGTTTTAGTTAAAGACAAAGGGCTTGAATTGAAAAGGTAACGTTACAGAGTTGCCGACTAGCAGTTTACCAACATTAAACCCCCAGCTAGCTACCTAATCTCTACCCCCATCCAACTCCTTATGGAAGTGTCATGGCAAACATGTTTGGATTGACAATGAAAGCAATTGAGTTGGCAAGAGCgcaaacagttagctagctaacgttagcgagctaaTTTACACATTGTTCAGCTAGTTAGCAGTCACGCGAATAATTTAACTTTGCGTTCAGTCTCCGGTATAACAACATACATCCGGGACTCGTTCGAATACATTTATACATGTCAAATAATTTAACATAAAAGTTCGTATTTCAGTTTGATACTTACTGTGTATCTAGCTTAACCAGCTCCCAGTGTTTACATTTTGAGGAAGCAAAACCACAAGCCAAGCACGCGACTCTCGCGGTGTTTGCGTCATTCTGCAACGTAAATGTGCTGCGCGGCTACTACAAGCACATAATCTCTTTTACAGTCACATTCATTAATTCAGTTAAATTGTTGGTGCTGACCTAATTTTAAATTGATCCATTACTTACAATTCACTTTTAGGGTGCCAAAACATTCCATCCCCAGAAATGCTTTATAGTCAGACAATGTATTGGGACTTGCATGATATTCAATAATCCATTGAGGTTGTGATAaactatttgaaaatgaaattttATTCAACAGTAAATATGTGCCAAATGGCATTATGAAACTTGTATTAATWCCGTTTTTGGTGTCATACAACTACAGTCTGTCTAACCTCTGGCAGGGTGTGTTCGTGTGCGCCTGCTTTATGAGGTTTYCGGTAGCTATTCCCAGTCTCTTTTTTTCCAGCAGCTGAGAGTAGTGGAAAGCCTGTGAATCCAAGCACATCAGCGGCTACAGCTATGGCTGAGCGCCGCGCATTCGCCCAAAAAATCAGCAGGTAAGGGAGTTACTTCTAACTTTTACAGTGATTGCACTGACAGAGTCCCCCGTTCAAGCTATGCCGTTTTCAATCTTTAAAAACCTATCGTCCTCTGCGCTCTATTTCAAGGCAAAGCCATTGGCAATTAAGGCCCAGCCAGCTAGCATCCATCCAAGTTAGCTGTCGTTAGCCATATCAAAGATGCTCCAGTGACCCGCCCATAGAGAACAGGGGTCTGTTTTTCGCAATGTTATTTTTGTCTCGTGCGGTTACATACGGGTTTGAAATGTACCTTTGACATCTATCGTACTATCAATTCCAACCATTATCTTTCTTTACAAGGATTTAGCTAAGTATTCATTGGACTGCGTGTAGACTACTAGAAAATCCGTAGTAACGTTAGACAACTGAGCTACTTTGGTGGCTACGGCTGGGTGGTTGCCACTGACACATCGACGAGACTTCATTGACACCGTAGTAAACAATACAGTAGCTAAAATCGTCATGGAGAATGTTAACTAGTTTACCTGTAAAAGCCCGACATGATCAAACCTATCTGCCCCAGTTAAATGTATGCATTCAGATCAAATACGTCTATTGAAACGAACAAAGGGCTTTGTGTCAATTTCCGTTGCTTGCTGTGCATACCAGTGGAATTAAAGCTGGATGTAAAACAATGGAGTAGAAAATGGGTCATATCTCACATGCGAAGAAAGAGTTTGGTTACTCCTTTGCTATATCATAAACAAGCCATCACAACATCCAACTGTTGATTGATTGTTATTGTCAAACTGAAACTGCCAAATCACCATAAAGTAGCTAGCCAGATTATGTTGCACAAATCACACTTAACCCGTATGTGGTAGAGCAAATGAATAAGACACCTTTAAGCAGTATTTAGTCCCCCCATCAAACGTTTTACAGGACAGCAGTCTGTGCCAGGAGGCAAATTATAGGCCTATTCATAATGATTATTGTGGCTGTGGGGTTGGTTTCAGTTTAGGAGCGACTAGTGTCTGCAGTATTGTGACATTTGCCAAGCCATGAGTGTAAAAAGGAGTCTATGAAGCAGTTGTTAACATAAAGTACATAGGCCGACCAAGAATGTCTGCACAAATAAAGAAGAGGGAAACAAATAAGTGATTTATGAACATAACCCTTATATAGAaagtaatcacacacacacgtcttactATARTTMAAGACTTTTTGGGAACAACAATTGATTCCCCttttaaaatcctattttcccttaaccttaaacctaacctttaaGACTAAAATAGSCATTTTGCAAGTTAGGACTGAAATTTTTTACTTCTGGtactcacaagaatagtaaaacacacacatacattatggTTGATCTCAGACCTCCATGCTTGATGAAGGAGCACCKCCACCCCCAAAGGATCATGGTTTATCTGTGAGGGTTTTTGGAAAGCTCTGCCTTTAGTTTATTCAGATCAGATGGATAAAGCAATGTGATGACATCTGGTAATATTTAGAAATTACTGACAGAATGAGAGTAAGAATAGCAGGTATTTTATCCATCATGTCTTCTGTTGTTGCTGTGAGTCTGGCTGTCTTTTTTTATTAGGAGGACTGGGGGAGTATGGCTCTATTCTGTATATTGTCTGATCTGAACAACAGTATTTCTGTTCAGTCTTTGCTTCCCAAATGTCATCTCAGAAAGTCTAAACTTTTTGGAAGACTTTAGAGACAGTGAGGCCTGTTCAAAGTCCCTTTTCAGCTTTGGAGTTGAGACTGAGGTTCAGATCTGTCTCATTAAGTCAGGCCAAAACAATGTCTGATTGTGTTTTGCATTTAAAGCCGCAATATGTAACattttgggcaacctgaccaaattcacatagaaatgtgttgtATACATCtgtaattctcattgaaagcatgtCTAAAAAGTGGTAGATTTTTTTCCTGAGCTCTTTCTATGCTTTCcattaagtttagtttttgctttaCTTTCAGTTTTATATTACTTTTTACTATCAGTTTGGTTTTACTTTCAATtatagatctataactcatatttctatgtgaatttggtctggtcgtccaaaaagttacatattgcagctttaagtgtgtgtgtgtgtgtgaggtgaccTTGTGTTCCTCCAGTGTTCCAAATGATGCAAGGAGCGCACTAGCCTGCCTGTATCATGCTGTCTgttccttctctcctgtcctgaGCAGTGACCAGGCAGGCTTAATAAAGGTCCTGAATATAAGCCCTAGCAGCAGAACCGTGCTATGTATTGTAGCTGGTTCAGTGCATCTGCCTGTTATCCAGGTGACAGCACTGCAGTAGCCACRAGTATATCTAGGCCTAGCCTACATCATAATGTCTTTCCTGAGTTGGAAAGTTATAAGCTATATTTACACTTGCCTGAGATTCAGAAATTCATTCATGATATTGGCCTAGCTTRCTGTTACCTTTTCTCTGACCTAACCTGCCTCTGGtcaccctctcatcctctctccatttcttcaAGTTCCTCATGTGACATTTTgtaatttgttgtttgtttgtgcctCCCTCCCTGGGCTAGTGCTGCGTAGTTGTTTTGTTCAAGGGCACGAGGAGGGGTTTTGATGGTGGCTGTGATTTAAAGGCACACAGAGTGGTGCAGTCAGTCAGCAGCAGTTGCCTAGCCAAGCGCTTTGTGTTGCTGACGGAGGTCCAGGGGATTttatttgttctctctctgtggtgtgatATAGTGCCGTATCAGAGGGGGCAGTAAGGCCACCAGcagggccagggagagagagagcc
This window of the Salvelinus sp. IW2-2015 linkage group LG16, ASM291031v2, whole genome shotgun sequence genome carries:
- the atg4c gene encoding cysteine protease ATG4C, which translates into the protein MENKGTDEVEKLKTKFLSAWHNVKYSWALKSKTYFSRNSPVFLLGKCYHFKADDEDSPTESCSTEVCDAPLATGGDDVEAFRRDFASRVWLTYREEFPALPGSSLTSDCGWGCMLRAGQMMLAQALILHFLGREWTWSEALALQPLDTETWTTSAAKRLVASLEASLQGERPSDPGPMLHAPGAPGRAEEADIHQREVYHRTLVSWLGDSPQAQLGVHRLVELGLVSGKRAGDWYGPAVVAHILRKAVEEATDPGLSGITAYVSQDCTVYNADVIDSHQSCVAGGADALPLTDSRAVIIFIPVRLGGEKINPEYFSFVKSILSLEYCIGIIGGKPKQACYFVGFQDDSLIYMDPHYCQSFVDVSTNHFPLQSYHCPSPKKMPFSKMDPSCTIGFYSRSVQDYQTISHELSKVLLPSANEKYPAFTFMQGHGRDYNLSAELTPEKREWPFIRDPQRAAATAGDFVLL